One genomic region from Solwaraspora sp. WMMD792 encodes:
- a CDS encoding CotH kinase family protein, with translation MIFDPGSGTTALNGTPAVATRAGFRLRGQSSSTFEKTPYRIEFWDNDDDDADYPVLGMPAQSDWVLRGPFPDKSLIREALVYDLGREMGLYAPRYRFVEFYRNTDATPVGDDDYMGVYMIVETIKNSKERLDLKQLDEDDLTLPKITGGYIWKFEWMAAEEPTLPCTGPAATCWNYLEVADPDPLQPEQADWLRGYLQQFHDVLRAPNFADPETGYRAYIEVGTFIDQMILNELSREMDAYIRSAYFYKDRDTKIFAGPLWDYDLTFGVGGFFQNDQTAGWQYQQIRQPVANDWFNQLMRDPAFVNEVRLRWQSLRRGLLSDASLRARIDALAAPLTNGAQRNFQRWPNLTSPMIGFFFTPTAPTWRGQVDYMRDWMLQRAAWLDSTAGWGGPTNTPPPTTAPPTTPPPTTPPPTTPPPTTPPPTTPPPPTTAPPPTTAPPGSACTATYSVTSQWPGGFQGEVRVTAGSAPISNWTVSWTFTNGQTVSQAWNATVTSQGASVTARNVAYNGALGPGASTSFGFLGSWNGTNGTPAVSCTAS, from the coding sequence ATGATCTTCGACCCGGGCAGTGGCACGACAGCGTTGAACGGCACCCCGGCGGTCGCCACCCGGGCCGGATTCCGGCTGCGTGGCCAGTCGTCGTCGACGTTCGAAAAGACCCCGTACCGGATCGAGTTCTGGGACAACGACGACGATGACGCCGACTACCCGGTGCTCGGCATGCCCGCCCAGTCGGACTGGGTGCTGCGCGGCCCTTTCCCGGACAAGTCGCTGATCCGCGAGGCGCTCGTCTACGACCTGGGCCGGGAGATGGGTCTGTACGCCCCGCGCTACCGCTTCGTGGAGTTCTACCGGAACACCGACGCCACGCCGGTCGGTGATGACGACTACATGGGCGTCTACATGATCGTCGAGACGATCAAGAACTCGAAGGAGCGGCTCGACCTCAAGCAACTCGACGAGGACGACCTGACGCTGCCGAAGATCACCGGTGGCTACATCTGGAAGTTCGAGTGGATGGCCGCTGAGGAGCCGACGCTGCCCTGCACCGGGCCGGCCGCCACCTGCTGGAACTACCTGGAGGTCGCCGACCCCGACCCGCTGCAGCCCGAGCAGGCCGACTGGTTGCGCGGCTATCTGCAGCAGTTCCACGACGTGCTCCGGGCACCCAACTTCGCCGACCCGGAGACCGGCTACCGGGCGTACATCGAGGTCGGCACGTTCATCGACCAGATGATCCTCAATGAGCTCAGCCGGGAGATGGACGCGTACATCCGCAGCGCCTACTTCTACAAGGACCGGGACACGAAGATCTTCGCCGGACCGCTGTGGGACTACGACCTGACCTTCGGCGTCGGTGGCTTCTTCCAGAACGACCAGACCGCTGGCTGGCAGTACCAGCAGATTCGCCAGCCGGTGGCGAACGACTGGTTCAACCAGTTGATGCGCGACCCGGCGTTCGTGAACGAGGTCCGGCTGCGCTGGCAGTCGTTGCGGCGCGGTCTGCTCTCCGACGCGTCGCTGCGGGCCCGGATCGACGCCCTGGCCGCACCACTGACCAACGGTGCGCAGCGCAACTTCCAGCGGTGGCCGAACCTGACCTCACCGATGATCGGGTTCTTCTTCACCCCGACCGCGCCGACCTGGCGCGGCCAGGTCGACTACATGCGGGACTGGATGCTTCAGCGGGCGGCCTGGTTGGACTCCACGGCCGGCTGGGGTGGACCGACCAACACACCGCCGCCGACGACCGCACCCCCGACCACCCCGCCCCCGACCACCCCGCCCCCGACCACCCCGCCCCCGACGACGCCGCCCCCGACCACCCCACCGCCGCCCACGACCGCGCCGCCGCCGACCACGGCGCCCCCCGGATCGGCCTGTACGGCGACGTACTCGGTGACCAGCCAGTGGCCGGGCGGTTTCCAGGGTGAGGTGCGGGTGACCGCCGGGTCCGCACCGATCAGCAACTGGACGGTGAGCTGGACCTTCACCAACGGTCAGACGGTCAGCCAGGCGTGGAACGCCACCGTCACCAGCCAGGGGGCCTCAGTCACCGCCCGGAACGTGGCCTACAACGGGGCGCTCGGCCCCGGGGCGAGCACCAGCTTCGGCTTCCTGGGCTCGTGGAACGGCACCAACGGCACACCTGCGGTGAGTTGCACGGCGAGCTGA
- a CDS encoding IS5 family transposase: protein MVERAAYPSDLTDEQWAVIGPFLQAWKTRHPSVSGHQGRYELREIVNAIFYQNRTGCQWAYLPHDLPPKSATYYYFARWRDDGTDQVIHDLLRCQAREKAGRTEDPTAVVLDTQSIRVANNVPAATTGKDAAKKVPGRKRGLAVDALGLVIAVVVTAASVTDNAIGIRLLDRVVTHTPTVTRAWVDAGFKQDMALHGAVLGVDVEVVKRADTRPGFVPVRRRWIVEQTLGTLMLHRRLVREYESRPESSVSRTWWASTANLVRRLTGTSTPTWRQR from the coding sequence ATGGTTGAACGCGCGGCGTATCCGAGTGACCTGACCGACGAACAGTGGGCGGTGATCGGACCGTTCCTGCAGGCGTGGAAGACCCGCCACCCGTCGGTGTCCGGGCACCAGGGCCGCTACGAGCTGCGGGAGATCGTGAACGCGATCTTCTACCAGAACCGGACCGGCTGTCAGTGGGCGTACCTGCCACACGACCTGCCGCCGAAGTCGGCCACGTACTACTACTTCGCCCGGTGGCGTGACGACGGCACCGACCAGGTCATCCACGACCTGCTGCGCTGCCAGGCACGGGAGAAGGCCGGCCGTACCGAGGACCCGACCGCGGTCGTGCTGGACACCCAGTCGATCCGCGTGGCCAACAATGTGCCCGCCGCGACGACCGGCAAGGACGCGGCCAAGAAGGTACCGGGGCGGAAACGGGGCCTCGCCGTGGACGCGTTGGGGCTGGTCATCGCGGTCGTGGTCACCGCCGCGTCGGTCACCGACAACGCCATCGGCATCCGGCTGCTCGACCGGGTCGTCACGCACACCCCCACCGTGACCCGCGCGTGGGTCGACGCCGGGTTCAAACAGGACATGGCGCTGCACGGCGCCGTCCTGGGTGTCGACGTCGAGGTCGTCAAACGCGCCGACACCCGACCCGGGTTCGTACCGGTCCGCAGACGCTGGATCGTCGAACAGACCCTCGGCACCCTGATGCTGCACCGCCGTCTCGTCCGCGAGTACGAGAGCAGACCGGAGTCCAGCGTGTCACGCACCTGGTGGGCGTCCACCGCGAACCTGGTCCGCCGACTCACCGGCACCAGCACACCCACCTGGCGGCAGCGGTGA
- a CDS encoding cold shock domain-containing protein, which produces MGAGRVVRFDEGRGYGFIAPDDGGDDVFVHAGELTQRGIRVATGTRVSFKVIDGGRGPKAYDVEIIDDATAPTGGVVSRAAGTSGEGGDDELCEIFSEPEYLQRITELLLSDAPYLTGAQIVELRGHLLRFSRKCGWVD; this is translated from the coding sequence ATGGGTGCCGGTCGGGTGGTCAGGTTCGATGAGGGGCGCGGCTACGGGTTCATCGCCCCGGACGACGGTGGCGACGACGTCTTCGTGCACGCCGGTGAGCTCACGCAACGTGGCATCCGGGTGGCGACCGGCACCCGGGTGTCGTTCAAGGTGATCGACGGCGGTCGCGGTCCCAAGGCGTACGACGTCGAGATCATCGATGATGCCACCGCTCCCACCGGGGGCGTGGTCAGCCGGGCGGCGGGCACCTCCGGCGAGGGCGGCGACGACGAGCTCTGCGAGATCTTCTCCGAGCCGGAGTACCTGCAGCGGATCACGGAGCTGCTGCTGTCCGACGCGCCCTACCTCACCGGTGCGCAGATCGTCGAGTTGCGTGGCCACCTGCTGCGGTTCTCCCGCAAGTGTGGCTGGGTCGACTGA
- a CDS encoding endo-1,4-beta-xylanase → MKATRILAAGVLSVAMMATVGASASATSHSGRPPVGGPPVTDQSLRGLAKWNKLQVGTAVNMTALAEDETYRDRIATEFSSVTAENVMKWETLEPVRGERDYGPADELVDFARRNKQVVRGHVLVWHNQNPAWLTEGVESGEIDATELRQILREHVTETVRHFKGRIHQWDVANEIFDDNAELRDSIWLRELGPSYIADAFRWAHRADPTAKLFLNDYNVEGISAKSTAYYDLVRELRRQRVPVHGMGIQGHLGIQYGFWSATAVAENLRRFEALGLETAVTEADVRMPMPTDVIKLQSQAQGYNTLLQGCLLADRCNSFTFWGFTDKYSWVPDWFDGEGAANILDEEYQPKPAYDAVRATLGLAVPTRR, encoded by the coding sequence ATGAAGGCGACCCGCATACTCGCCGCTGGCGTACTCTCCGTGGCCATGATGGCTACGGTTGGTGCCAGCGCTTCCGCGACCTCCCACTCCGGCCGCCCGCCCGTCGGCGGCCCACCCGTCACCGACCAGTCCCTGCGCGGCCTGGCCAAGTGGAACAAGCTGCAGGTCGGCACCGCGGTCAACATGACCGCGTTGGCCGAGGACGAGACCTACCGCGACCGGATCGCCACCGAGTTCTCCAGCGTCACCGCCGAGAACGTGATGAAGTGGGAGACGCTGGAGCCGGTGCGGGGCGAGCGCGACTACGGGCCCGCCGACGAACTGGTCGACTTCGCCCGCCGCAACAAGCAGGTCGTCCGTGGGCACGTCCTGGTCTGGCACAACCAGAATCCGGCCTGGCTGACCGAGGGCGTCGAGTCCGGTGAGATCGACGCCACCGAGCTGCGGCAGATCCTGCGCGAGCACGTCACCGAGACGGTCCGCCACTTCAAGGGTCGGATCCACCAGTGGGACGTGGCCAACGAGATCTTCGACGACAACGCCGAGCTGCGGGACTCGATCTGGCTGCGCGAGCTCGGTCCGTCCTACATCGCCGACGCGTTCCGCTGGGCGCACCGGGCCGACCCCACCGCGAAGCTGTTCCTCAACGACTACAACGTGGAGGGCATCAGCGCGAAGAGCACCGCCTACTACGACCTGGTCCGGGAGCTGCGCCGGCAACGGGTTCCGGTGCACGGCATGGGGATCCAGGGCCATCTCGGGATCCAGTACGGCTTCTGGTCGGCAACCGCCGTCGCCGAGAACCTGCGCCGGTTCGAGGCGCTGGGGTTGGAGACCGCGGTGACCGAGGCGGACGTCCGGATGCCGATGCCGACCGACGTGATCAAGCTGCAGTCGCAGGCACAGGGTTACAACACCCTGCTGCAGGGTTGCCTGTTGGCGGACCGGTGCAACTCGTTCACCTTCTGGGGCTTCACCGACAAGTACTCCTGGGTACCGGACTGGTTCGACGGCGAAGGTGCGGCGAACATCCTGGACGAGGAGTACCAGCCGAAGCCGGCATACGACGCGGTCCGGGCGACTCTCGGCCTCGCGGTGCCAACGCGCCGATGA
- a CDS encoding polysaccharide deacetylase family protein, which produces MLPVLMYHSISTAARGPLRSLAVGPARFAEQLAALADAGYRMVGLSEALDLLDDAAIDRNRPAPSMVALTFDDGYADFLTRALPLLDAANARATLYPSVGHLGQYADWLGQWADEFGPLLDWTQLDEVAGSGRVEIGSHGLLHHPLDVLPPQRAAEEIVVARDRLEQRFGTPVRSFCYPHGYHDWRVRAAVRRAGHDNACEVGRRRYRPGDRRLAVPRLLPTGDHDAAALLDLVRTGGPRMVPQAKRLAQPAWRLTRRVARRAGRQLT; this is translated from the coding sequence GTGCTGCCCGTGTTGATGTACCACTCGATCTCTACTGCGGCCCGAGGGCCATTGCGGTCACTCGCCGTCGGACCGGCCCGGTTCGCCGAGCAACTCGCCGCGCTCGCCGACGCCGGCTACCGGATGGTCGGCCTCAGCGAGGCGCTCGACCTGCTCGACGACGCGGCGATCGACCGCAACCGGCCGGCTCCGTCGATGGTCGCGCTCACCTTCGACGACGGGTACGCCGATTTCCTCACCCGGGCGCTGCCGCTGCTGGATGCCGCGAACGCCCGGGCCACCCTCTACCCGTCGGTCGGGCACCTCGGGCAGTACGCCGACTGGCTGGGCCAGTGGGCCGACGAGTTCGGCCCGCTGCTGGACTGGACCCAGTTGGACGAGGTGGCCGGGTCGGGCCGGGTCGAGATCGGCTCACACGGTCTGCTGCACCATCCGCTCGATGTCCTGCCGCCGCAGCGGGCGGCGGAAGAGATCGTCGTCGCCCGGGACCGTCTCGAACAGCGGTTCGGCACCCCGGTCCGGTCGTTCTGCTACCCGCACGGCTACCACGACTGGCGGGTCCGGGCGGCGGTCCGCCGGGCCGGGCACGACAACGCGTGCGAGGTGGGCCGACGGCGGTACCGGCCGGGCGACCGGCGGCTCGCCGTACCCCGGCTGCTGCCGACCGGTGACCACGACGCCGCCGCGCTGCTCGACCTGGTCCGCACCGGCGGACCTCGGATGGTGCCGCAGGCGAAACGACTGGCCCAGCCCGCCTGGCGGCTGACCCGGCGGGTGGCCCGGCGGGCCGGCCGCCAACTGACGTGA
- a CDS encoding glycoside hydrolase family 16 protein, with the protein MTARHWWRRGGPLAVAAALAALVLAFGVVVPLLQHRADQPDQTGQPDQTSQPDQPDGTGQPDSGGGPPPAGPPPTTAGGDRTMNPSGIALPTGDLPGWRQIFVDDFDGTELSDDWFAYSGQPDGDPGGWFDPGHVSVGAGMLTIGGWREASRGNIYVTGGVSNRRAVTRSYGRYDIRFRMDQGTGIAYALLLWPGDNVYPPEIDIAEDNGKGRDRMYGVLHPVTGDRIGHDVGGDFTRWHTAGLEWRPDRLIYTLDGEPWATITGDQVPDEPMALALQSQAWYCGHTWEACPDETTPDVVNLQIDWVAIYAPA; encoded by the coding sequence GTGACGGCCCGCCATTGGTGGCGGCGCGGCGGCCCCCTCGCGGTCGCGGCCGCCCTTGCCGCGCTGGTACTGGCCTTCGGGGTGGTGGTCCCGCTGCTGCAGCACCGCGCCGACCAGCCGGACCAGACCGGCCAGCCCGACCAAACCAGTCAGCCCGACCAGCCTGACGGGACCGGCCAGCCGGATTCCGGCGGTGGCCCGCCACCGGCCGGGCCGCCGCCCACCACGGCCGGCGGTGACCGGACGATGAACCCGTCCGGGATCGCCCTGCCCACCGGTGATCTGCCCGGCTGGCGGCAGATCTTCGTCGACGACTTCGACGGCACCGAGCTGAGCGACGACTGGTTCGCCTACTCCGGACAGCCGGACGGTGATCCGGGCGGCTGGTTCGACCCCGGCCATGTGTCGGTCGGAGCCGGCATGCTCACCATCGGCGGCTGGCGGGAAGCCAGCCGGGGCAACATCTACGTCACCGGCGGGGTATCCAACCGGCGGGCGGTGACCCGCAGCTACGGCCGGTACGACATCCGGTTCCGGATGGACCAGGGCACCGGGATCGCGTACGCGCTGCTGCTCTGGCCGGGCGACAACGTCTATCCGCCGGAGATCGACATCGCCGAGGACAACGGCAAGGGCCGGGACCGGATGTACGGGGTGCTGCATCCGGTGACCGGCGACCGGATCGGGCATGACGTCGGCGGCGACTTCACCCGCTGGCACACCGCCGGTCTGGAGTGGAGGCCGGACCGGCTGATCTACACCCTGGACGGCGAGCCGTGGGCGACAATCACCGGCGACCAGGTGCCGGACGAGCCGATGGCGCTGGCTCTGCAGAGCCAGGCGTGGTACTGCGGGCACACCTGGGAGGCCTGCCCGGACGAGACCACACCGGACGTGGTCAACCTGCAGATCGACTGGGTCGCCATCTACGCTCCGGCCTGA
- a CDS encoding glycosyltransferase family A protein, which produces MNPRTSVHFPAGTTDRIPATVIDLEVTDRFPDVPGTDPAGRRVERAWLLVRQFTQPIGALLLDVPPHGLTGADLAAAADREIPPADRPEPGYLTRRAEVLDDAPHITVVVCTRERPAGLARTLDSVLAQQYPRFRVLVVDNAPVSDATVRVVARAADGGGATADGGAVPVDYIREPRPGLSHARNRALRATVGEIVAWIDDDEVADPHWLAEIARALADHPQADAVTGAIVPAELATDAQLWFEQYGGHSKGRGFTPDVFSPATAHRQSPLYPLPPFGAGGNMAFRPGVLERIGGFDTALGAGTPAMGSEDTLALMQVLVGDGTVAYQPSALVWHHHRSDLAGLRNQLVGYGTGLTAAYTSLLLREPRLLGPLLRLAPTALRDTFGGGDGQRLAGLRDDFPRELVGANRRGLLAGPVAYLRSRMADRRLRRRMRGWP; this is translated from the coding sequence ATGAACCCGCGTACCTCCGTCCACTTCCCGGCCGGCACCACGGACCGGATCCCGGCCACCGTCATCGACCTGGAAGTCACCGACCGGTTCCCGGACGTCCCCGGGACCGACCCGGCCGGCCGGCGGGTGGAACGCGCCTGGCTGCTGGTCCGGCAGTTCACCCAGCCGATCGGCGCGCTGCTGCTCGACGTACCGCCGCACGGGCTGACCGGCGCGGACCTCGCCGCCGCCGCCGACCGGGAGATCCCCCCGGCCGACCGGCCCGAACCCGGCTACCTGACCCGGCGGGCCGAGGTGCTCGACGACGCGCCGCACATCACCGTGGTCGTCTGCACCCGGGAACGGCCCGCCGGGCTGGCCCGCACCCTGGACAGCGTGCTGGCCCAGCAGTACCCCCGGTTCCGGGTGCTGGTGGTGGACAACGCGCCGGTCAGCGACGCGACCGTCCGGGTGGTCGCCCGGGCCGCCGACGGCGGCGGCGCAACCGCCGACGGCGGCGCAGTGCCGGTCGACTACATCCGCGAACCCCGCCCCGGGCTGTCGCACGCCCGCAACCGGGCGCTGCGCGCCACCGTCGGCGAGATCGTCGCCTGGATCGACGACGACGAGGTGGCCGACCCGCACTGGCTCGCCGAGATCGCCCGCGCCCTGGCCGACCACCCGCAGGCCGACGCGGTCACCGGGGCCATCGTGCCGGCCGAACTCGCCACCGACGCCCAGCTGTGGTTCGAGCAGTACGGCGGGCACAGCAAGGGCCGTGGCTTCACGCCGGACGTGTTCTCCCCGGCCACCGCGCACCGGCAGAGCCCGCTCTACCCGCTGCCGCCGTTCGGTGCCGGCGGCAACATGGCCTTCCGACCCGGCGTGCTGGAGCGCATCGGCGGTTTCGACACCGCGCTCGGCGCCGGCACCCCGGCGATGGGCTCCGAGGACACCCTGGCCCTGATGCAGGTGCTGGTAGGCGACGGCACCGTCGCCTACCAGCCCAGCGCCCTGGTCTGGCACCACCACCGCAGCGACCTGGCCGGGCTGCGCAACCAGCTGGTCGGCTACGGCACCGGGCTGACCGCCGCCTACACCAGCCTGCTGCTGCGCGAACCTCGGCTGCTCGGACCGCTGCTGCGGCTCGCTCCGACCGCGCTGCGCGACACGTTCGGCGGCGGTGACGGGCAGCGGCTGGCCGGGCTACGCGACGACTTCCCCCGCGAGCTGGTCGGCGCCAACCGGCGCGGGCTGCTCGCCGGGCCGGTCGCGTACCTGCGCAGCCGGATGGCCGACCGGCGGCTGCGCCGTCGGATGCGGGGCTGGCCGTGA
- a CDS encoding glycosyltransferase: MRRPTVSVVVPTHHPDRLAGLRTAVESVRRQDLEPAEIIVVVDHHPALADRIRRELPAVTVLDNAYERGVSGNRNTGAQHAGSDLVVFLDDDVVAHPGWLAGLVAAFADPKVIGAGGAIEPAWERHQPGWFPAEFRWAVGGSYAGQPVRPGPVRNVWSASMAVRRDAFLAAGGFRTGFGKVGNRARPEDTELCLRMAAVTGGQWWYVPQAVISHGVPVRHSTFRYFLRRCHAEGRGKIMMAGLLDGAPSLGAEQDYLRRTLPAALLREIGAALRGRGHRHAARAGAILAGTAAAATGALTELASRTTQTPSPPPPIGAA; encoded by the coding sequence ATGCGTCGACCGACCGTCAGCGTGGTGGTACCGACCCACCACCCGGACCGGCTCGCCGGGCTGCGTACCGCCGTCGAATCCGTCCGCCGGCAGGACCTCGAGCCGGCCGAGATCATCGTGGTGGTCGACCATCACCCGGCGCTCGCCGACCGGATCCGCCGGGAACTGCCCGCGGTGACCGTGCTCGACAACGCATACGAGCGGGGTGTCTCCGGCAACCGCAACACCGGCGCTCAGCATGCCGGCAGCGACCTGGTGGTGTTCCTCGACGACGACGTCGTCGCCCACCCCGGCTGGCTGGCCGGGCTGGTCGCCGCGTTCGCCGACCCCAAGGTGATCGGGGCCGGCGGCGCCATCGAACCCGCCTGGGAACGGCACCAGCCCGGCTGGTTCCCCGCCGAGTTCCGGTGGGCGGTTGGCGGCTCGTACGCCGGCCAGCCGGTCCGGCCCGGACCGGTGCGCAACGTCTGGTCGGCCAGCATGGCGGTACGCCGCGACGCGTTCCTTGCCGCCGGCGGTTTCCGCACCGGTTTCGGCAAGGTCGGCAACCGGGCGCGGCCCGAGGACACCGAACTCTGCCTGCGGATGGCCGCGGTCACCGGCGGGCAGTGGTGGTACGTGCCGCAGGCGGTCATCTCGCACGGCGTACCCGTCAGGCACAGCACCTTCCGTTACTTCCTGCGCCGCTGCCACGCCGAAGGCCGCGGCAAGATCATGATGGCCGGGCTGCTCGACGGCGCGCCCAGCCTCGGCGCCGAGCAGGACTACCTGCGCCGTACGCTGCCCGCCGCGCTACTGCGAGAGATCGGCGCGGCCCTGCGCGGGCGCGGCCACCGGCACGCTGCCCGGGCCGGCGCCATCCTCGCCGGCACCGCCGCCGCGGCCACCGGCGCACTGACCGAACTCGCCAGCCGCACCACCCAGACTCCGTCCCCACCCCCACCGATCGGAGCCGCCTGA
- a CDS encoding glycosyltransferase yields MSVYANTRVHPTPAAPHPTPPPTRPGPHLPSVTVVIPTINEERNLPHVFARLPRDVDEVVVVDGGSVDRTVQVARELWPAVRIVQQTRTGKGNALACGFAAATSDIVVMIDADGSTDPAEIPRFVAALLAGADFAKGSRFRAGGGSHDITPLRRLGNEGLNGMVNLLFGTRFTDLCYGYNAFWRRVVPTLDLPDPATPGPADGGKLWGDGFEIETLINVRVAAHGLRITEVPSIEHLRIHGESNLDTVRDGTRVLRTILSEFGRERRLRRNRRQPRRQRTTAVPVTAEEG; encoded by the coding sequence ATGTCCGTCTACGCCAACACCCGCGTGCACCCGACCCCGGCAGCGCCGCACCCGACCCCGCCGCCGACCCGACCCGGCCCGCACCTGCCGTCGGTGACCGTCGTCATCCCCACCATCAACGAGGAACGGAACCTGCCGCACGTCTTCGCCCGGCTCCCCCGCGACGTCGACGAGGTCGTCGTCGTCGACGGCGGCTCGGTCGACCGTACGGTGCAGGTCGCCCGGGAACTCTGGCCGGCGGTGCGGATCGTCCAGCAGACCCGTACCGGCAAGGGCAACGCCCTCGCCTGCGGCTTCGCCGCAGCGACCAGCGACATCGTGGTGATGATCGACGCCGACGGGTCGACCGACCCGGCCGAGATCCCGCGCTTCGTCGCCGCGCTGCTCGCCGGAGCCGACTTCGCCAAGGGTTCCCGCTTCCGGGCCGGCGGCGGCAGCCACGACATCACCCCGCTGCGCCGGCTCGGCAACGAAGGTCTCAACGGGATGGTCAACCTGCTGTTCGGCACCCGGTTCACCGACCTGTGCTACGGCTACAACGCCTTCTGGCGGCGCGTGGTCCCGACGCTGGACCTGCCCGACCCGGCCACCCCGGGACCTGCCGACGGTGGCAAGCTGTGGGGCGACGGCTTTGAGATCGAGACGTTGATCAACGTCCGGGTCGCCGCCCACGGGCTGCGGATCACCGAGGTGCCCAGCATCGAGCACCTGCGGATCCACGGCGAGAGCAACCTCGACACGGTGCGCGACGGCACCCGGGTGCTGCGCACCATCCTCAGTGAGTTCGGCCGCGAACGCCGGCTGCGCCGCAACCGCCGGCAGCCCCGCCGGCAGCGGACCACCGCCGTACCGGTGACCGCCGAGGAGGGCTGA
- a CDS encoding glycoside hydrolase family 6 protein gives MNLNPLRGAGRSRMRRGLSAAAAVVLGSGVLVVAATQASAAAGCRVNYSVNQWNTGFTANLTVTNLGDPLSSWALEWDYSGNQQITQAWNSEFTQSGNRVTLRNAPWNGSLGTNASVNPGFNASYSGTNTAPTVFRLNGVACTGQVVGTTPPATTAPPTTAPPTTAPPTTAPPTTAPPTTAPPPTSPPPGGPRVDNPYVGADVYVNPIWSANAAAEPGGSRIADEPTGVWLDRTSAIYGNNSPTTGDMGLADHLDEAVAQDAANGSRPLVFQVVIYNLPGRDCAALASNGELGPDEIDAYRDDYIDPIAEIVGRAEYRNLRIVAVIEIDSLPNLVTNVGSRATATPECDVMLANGNYVTGVGYAISQLADVPNVYNYIDAGHHGWIGWEDNFGPSADLIAEAANASGASPSDVHGFITNTANYSALREPYITVDSTTRPSTWIDWNNYNDELSFAQAFRQRLVQAGFPSGVGMLIDTSRNGWGGPDRPTGPSSAGDVNTRVDESRIDRRFQKGNWCNQSGAGLGERPTAAPASGIDAYVWIKPPGESDGSSSEIPNDEGKGFDRMCDPTYTGNPRNNNNMSGALPNAPVSGHWFSAQFQELMANAYPPLS, from the coding sequence ATGAACCTGAACCCACTACGCGGCGCTGGGCGCTCGCGGATGCGTCGCGGGCTGTCCGCGGCCGCCGCGGTCGTACTCGGCTCCGGTGTGCTCGTGGTCGCGGCCACCCAGGCCAGCGCTGCGGCCGGGTGTCGTGTCAACTACTCGGTCAACCAGTGGAACACCGGATTCACCGCCAACCTGACCGTCACCAACCTCGGTGACCCGCTGAGCAGCTGGGCCCTGGAGTGGGATTACTCCGGCAACCAGCAGATCACCCAGGCGTGGAACAGTGAATTCACCCAGAGCGGCAACCGGGTGACTTTGCGCAATGCGCCGTGGAACGGTTCGCTGGGTACCAACGCCAGCGTCAACCCCGGCTTCAACGCGAGCTACTCCGGTACCAACACCGCGCCCACGGTGTTCCGGCTCAACGGCGTCGCCTGCACCGGTCAGGTTGTCGGCACCACGCCGCCGGCCACCACCGCGCCGCCGACGACTGCGCCGCCCACGACTGCGCCGCCGACGACTGCGCCGCCCACGACGGCCCCGCCGACGACCGCGCCCCCGCCCACCTCCCCGCCGCCGGGTGGGCCGCGGGTGGACAACCCGTACGTGGGTGCGGATGTGTACGTGAACCCGATCTGGAGTGCGAACGCGGCGGCTGAGCCGGGTGGTAGCCGGATCGCGGACGAGCCGACGGGTGTGTGGCTGGACCGCACGAGTGCGATCTACGGCAACAACAGCCCGACGACGGGTGACATGGGTCTGGCGGACCATCTGGACGAGGCGGTGGCGCAGGACGCGGCGAACGGTAGTCGTCCGTTGGTGTTCCAGGTGGTGATCTACAACCTGCCGGGTCGGGACTGTGCGGCGTTGGCGTCCAACGGTGAGCTGGGTCCGGACGAGATCGACGCGTACCGGGACGACTACATCGATCCGATCGCGGAGATCGTGGGTCGGGCGGAGTACCGGAATCTGCGGATCGTGGCGGTGATCGAGATCGACTCGCTGCCGAACCTGGTGACGAATGTGGGTTCGCGGGCGACGGCGACGCCTGAGTGTGACGTGATGCTGGCGAACGGCAACTACGTGACCGGTGTCGGTTATGCGATCTCGCAGTTGGCGGATGTGCCGAATGTGTACAACTACATCGACGCCGGGCACCACGGTTGGATCGGCTGGGAGGACAACTTCGGGCCGAGCGCGGATCTGATTGCGGAGGCGGCGAACGCGTCAGGTGCGTCGCCGTCGGATGTGCACGGGTTCATCACGAACACGGCGAACTACTCGGCGTTGCGCGAGCCGTACATCACGGTGGACTCGACGACGCGTCCGTCGACGTGGATCGACTGGAACAACTACAACGACGAGCTGTCGTTCGCGCAGGCGTTCCGGCAGCGGTTGGTGCAGGCCGGGTTCCCGTCGGGTGTCGGCATGCTGATCGACACGTCGCGTAACGGCTGGGGCGGTCCGGACCGACCGACCGGTCCGAGCAGCGCCGGTGATGTGAACACCCGGGTGGACGAGTCGCGGATCGACCGGCGGTTCCAGAAGGGGAACTGGTGCAACCAGTCGGGTGCGGGTCTGGGTGAGCGTCCGACTGCGGCGCCCGCTTCGGGTATCGACGCGTACGTGTGGATCAAGCCGCCGGGTGAGTCGGACGGGTCGAGCTCGGAGATCCCGAACGACGAGGGTAAGGGCTTCGACCGGATGTGTGACCCGACGTACACGGGTAACCCGCGGAACAACAACAACATGAGTGGTGCCCTGCCGAACGCGCCGGTCTCCGGGCACTGGTTCTCGGCTCAGTTCCAGGAGCTGATGGCGAACGCGTACCCGCCGTTGTCGTAA